Proteins encoded in a region of the Oscillospiraceae bacterium MB24-C1 genome:
- a CDS encoding GGDEF domain-containing protein, translating to MFKKDDLFFEKLEQSIGYLYVIEESTYSLVYMSEAMQFFGQMTNRNNKCCFEILHGRSSPCPFCPQSVSEQKSMCLDGYISSKKKWFQYKMITYSPAEQKYRIVLMDEVENMMSLSCEAVGQISTYKNLYEDNIKIKKQLLYDASHDGMTGLYNKASYLRDVEQIGFLNQSFGIIVCDVNNLKYINDSVGHVAGDKIIRITARILKFAENDSTRCYRIGGDEFVILQTPCNAETIEKVAVDVEKRVKKYCDNKLSVAVGWAAGKPEDDFQTVFKFADKQMYKNKEDKKRIMGIL from the coding sequence ATGTTCAAAAAAGACGATCTGTTTTTTGAAAAGCTTGAACAGAGTATTGGTTATCTTTATGTGATTGAAGAAAGCACATATTCACTCGTATATATGAGTGAAGCAATGCAATTTTTCGGACAGATGACAAATCGCAATAATAAGTGCTGCTTCGAGATTCTGCATGGCAGAAGTTCGCCATGCCCTTTTTGCCCGCAATCAGTTTCAGAGCAAAAAAGCATGTGTCTTGATGGCTATATATCCAGCAAGAAAAAATGGTTCCAGTATAAAATGATAACATATTCTCCTGCTGAGCAAAAATATCGAATTGTCCTCATGGATGAGGTTGAAAATATGATGAGCCTTAGTTGTGAGGCTGTTGGTCAAATATCAACCTATAAGAATCTATATGAAGATAATATCAAAATAAAAAAACAACTGCTATATGATGCATCACATGATGGCATGACTGGTCTTTACAACAAAGCAAGTTACCTTCGGGATGTTGAGCAGATTGGGTTTCTCAATCAATCATTCGGAATTATTGTCTGCGATGTTAACAACCTGAAATATATCAATGATAGTGTTGGCCACGTGGCGGGGGATAAAATTATTCGAATAACAGCTCGAATTTTGAAATTTGCAGAAAATGACAGCACGAGATGTTACCGGATCGGTGGCGATGAATTTGTCATATTACAAACCCCCTGTAATGCAGAAACAATTGAGAAGGTGGCTGTTGATGTCGAGAAGAGAGTAAAAAAATATTGTGATAACAAACTGTCTGTTGCGGTTGGATGGGCAGCTGGCAAACCAGAAGATGATTTTCAAACGGTTTTTAAATTTGCTGATAAACAAATGTATAAGAATAAAGAAGATAAAAAGAGAATCATGGGTATCCTCTAA
- a CDS encoding PucR family transcriptional regulator ligand-binding domain-containing protein, whose amino-acid sequence MAFTIQDLINQRVFPNVKLQAGHKGSKNEIHWINIMEILDAPESVQPGELLFSTGCGLQQQDQHEDLIARLAKRGVSGIAIQIGYYIESIPEYILEQANALDFPVLSLPKNLTFSEILHTMMQLIPSDFKKNWGDNVLKQSYLFLERSLTSRQSEIFPENDDQCVQVLLLAPVNYTNVEEKGWRKCLAQICSFIQSRSRICLCHELPQHKYVFLTTHSSHENCLPMLYGLNIKFTLLSEQYGTNYYLGAERLRSPDDLMTTLNHATEALDTLQLIQARRGVCSYDNIRLIKMFGHLHRKDSSVVLDNQPLQVLLNYDKVNNTNYMQTLRIYLSNNCNMTQTAAQLFVHRHTLIKRLSKISSIGGLNLDDYYTRIYMSIALLFHDYFIY is encoded by the coding sequence ATGGCGTTCACCATTCAAGATCTTATAAACCAGCGCGTTTTTCCGAATGTAAAACTGCAGGCAGGCCATAAAGGTAGCAAAAATGAAATCCACTGGATCAACATTATGGAGATATTGGATGCACCCGAATCTGTACAGCCTGGTGAGTTGCTATTTTCGACCGGATGCGGTCTACAACAACAGGATCAGCATGAGGATTTGATTGCGCGGCTGGCCAAGCGCGGCGTCAGCGGAATCGCCATTCAAATCGGCTATTACATTGAAAGTATTCCCGAGTACATTCTGGAACAAGCAAACGCTCTGGATTTCCCTGTGCTGTCGCTACCAAAAAATTTGACCTTTTCTGAAATTCTACATACCATGATGCAGCTTATTCCCTCTGATTTCAAAAAAAACTGGGGGGACAATGTGTTGAAGCAATCTTATCTCTTTCTGGAGCGCAGTCTTACAAGCCGTCAGAGTGAAATTTTCCCTGAAAATGATGACCAATGTGTCCAGGTTTTGCTTTTAGCCCCCGTGAATTACACCAACGTGGAGGAAAAGGGTTGGCGTAAATGCCTGGCTCAAATCTGCTCGTTTATCCAGTCCCGCAGTCGAATCTGCCTGTGCCATGAGCTACCGCAGCACAAGTATGTATTTCTTACGACACATTCCTCTCACGAAAACTGTTTACCTATGTTGTACGGGCTGAACATCAAGTTTACGCTCCTGTCCGAACAATATGGCACCAATTATTATCTGGGCGCAGAACGGTTACGTTCTCCCGACGATCTTATGACGACTTTAAATCACGCGACGGAAGCTCTGGATACCTTGCAGCTCATTCAAGCCAGACGGGGCGTGTGCTCCTACGACAATATTCGTCTTATAAAGATGTTTGGACACCTGCACCGAAAAGACTCCTCTGTTGTGCTTGATAACCAGCCGCTTCAGGTCCTGCTTAATTACGACAAGGTCAATAACACAAATTATATGCAAACTCTGCGCATTTATCTTTCAAATAATTGCAACATGACCCAGACCGCCGCACAGCTTTTTGTCCACCGCCACACCCTGATTAAACGTCTATCTAAAATCTCTTCAATCGGCGGCCTGAATCTTGATGACTACTACACCCGCATTTACATGTCCATTGCGCTGCTTTTTCATGACTATTTTATTTATTAA
- a CDS encoding ATP-binding protein, with product MKELTVAASTDKLEHVLNFINLELESHDFPMKAQMQIAIVVEEIFINIANYAYYPAQGYATVYCKIESDPLSVTIQFLDSGRPYNPLEKSDPDTTLSAEERSIGGLGIFMVKKIMDEIYYQYNDQKNILTLKKVCS from the coding sequence ATGAAAGAATTAACAGTAGCAGCCAGCACCGACAAGCTTGAGCATGTTCTGAATTTTATCAATCTAGAGCTTGAATCACATGATTTTCCCATGAAAGCTCAGATGCAAATAGCTATTGTAGTGGAAGAAATATTTATTAATATTGCAAATTATGCTTATTACCCTGCGCAAGGATATGCAACGGTATATTGTAAGATTGAGAGTGATCCACTTTCAGTTACAATTCAGTTTTTAGACAGCGGCAGGCCATATAATCCGCTTGAAAAAAGCGACCCTGATACAACGCTTTCAGCAGAAGAACGCAGCATTGGGGGTCTGGGGATTTTCATGGTGAAAAAAATTATGGATGAAATATATTATCAATATAATGATCAAAAAAATATTTTAACTCTCAAAAAAGTTTGCAGTTAG
- a CDS encoding NAD(P)-dependent oxidoreductase, with amino-acid sequence MHVRVYGVQPDELAMYQKAESQYGFSFEFAKAPLNEDTVDEVHDCDGIILVTTCQVTEKVIKTLAQRGVKYLATRSAGSDHVDYDAVVKYGLRCANVPFYAPEAIAEHTILMALWVLRHGKKSYEMVNSGDFTMTGLRGRQLGQLTAGVFGTGRIGRTTMTLLKGFGTRILGCDPYPNAAAEKLCTYVSKEELLKESDIIFLHCPLTPDSYHFMGEETLAQMKPGAVLVNTARGGLVDHAAVLQALESGKLAGFAFDVYENEAEFVRKKRPLDQIDDPVFKALFKREDTAYSAHVAFYTDGAIYNMIEVTLDNLKEYETTGQCRNEIKIEGGAV; translated from the coding sequence ATGCATGTAAGGGTATACGGCGTACAGCCTGATGAGTTGGCAATGTACCAGAAAGCAGAGTCTCAGTATGGCTTTTCGTTTGAGTTCGCAAAAGCACCTCTCAATGAGGACACCGTGGATGAGGTACACGACTGTGATGGCATTATTCTGGTTACCACCTGCCAAGTAACCGAAAAAGTTATAAAGACGCTGGCACAGCGGGGGGTTAAATATTTGGCGACGCGATCCGCCGGTAGCGATCATGTGGATTATGACGCTGTTGTGAAATATGGTTTGCGTTGCGCCAACGTTCCCTTCTATGCTCCTGAAGCAATTGCGGAGCACACCATTCTTATGGCGCTGTGGGTTTTGCGCCATGGGAAAAAGTCCTATGAAATGGTTAATTCCGGTGACTTTACCATGACAGGGCTGAGAGGACGTCAGCTCGGGCAGCTTACTGCAGGTGTCTTCGGCACAGGACGCATCGGGCGTACGACTATGACACTGCTAAAGGGTTTTGGCACCCGCATTCTGGGCTGTGACCCTTACCCGAATGCGGCAGCTGAAAAGCTGTGTACATATGTTTCTAAGGAAGAGTTGCTCAAGGAAAGTGATATCATTTTCCTACATTGCCCACTTACGCCTGACAGCTATCACTTCATGGGCGAGGAGACACTAGCACAAATGAAGCCGGGCGCGGTTCTTGTTAATACTGCCAGAGGTGGACTCGTGGATCATGCGGCGGTTCTTCAGGCACTGGAGAGTGGGAAGCTCGCTGGCTTTGCCTTTGACGTCTACGAAAACGAGGCGGAATTTGTCCGCAAGAAGCGCCCTCTCGACCAGATCGACGATCCGGTCTTCAAGGCGTTGTTCAAGCGTGAGGATACCGCCTATAGCGCGCATGTGGCATTTTACACCGATGGTGCAATTTACAACATGATTGAGGTCACGCTCGATAATCTGAAGGAATATGAAACCACCGGCCAGTGTCGAAATGAAATTAAGATAGAAGGTGGAGCGGTATGA
- a CDS encoding STAS domain-containing protein produces MTINKKANGTECVLTLAGRLDTTTAPQLEAEIKSSVDGITLLVLDFEALEYLSSAGLRVILAAQKTMNKQGEMVVKHVNETIMEVFEVTGFTDILTIEK; encoded by the coding sequence ATGACCATCAACAAAAAAGCAAACGGAACTGAATGTGTACTTACTCTGGCAGGGCGTCTGGATACTACGACTGCACCTCAGCTGGAAGCAGAAATAAAGTCATCTGTTGACGGCATCACTTTATTGGTTCTTGATTTTGAAGCACTCGAGTATCTGTCATCTGCCGGGCTCCGTGTGATTCTTGCAGCACAAAAAACGATGAATAAGCAAGGCGAGATGGTGGTTAAACACGTAAATGAAACAATTATGGAAGTGTTCGAGGTCACGGGGTTTACGGATATTCTGACCATTGAGAAATGA
- a CDS encoding MATE family efflux transporter — protein MSGKDAFTSKIFRSLWIPAILSSVGWALSDIADAVVVGQRMGTTGLAAIALILPVYMINCMFAHGFGIGGSVRYSKLLGAGKPLEAVQGFNRIMQAALALSVLTAVLGNIYIVHLLRLLGTVPADGALFVATKSYLRILLTATPLFYLSNLLNYYLRNDDNGKLAGIGSVAGNLSDIGLNILFVLVLDMGTAGAALSTAIGQIIAILLYLPGVFGRANILQVKWQKPSVEYALGVFKEGLSGSATYLFQLIFLLMCNRVLIRAGNETAVAVFDLLQNTSYLLLYLYEGTNRAMQPLVSTYHGEHREAGKRTARNLAFLYGGTVGVLSALLIFLFPELVCRLFGIPGGEAAAMGASALRLYAVGAVFAGISLLSAGYLQSCNREKESLLIATLRGGAVLLPVTLLFSWLGLAWFWWLFPVTEILSLMIWLPVLLRHGAKQAQPGIWYGAVRGGNENISVLTAEVEAFCETKNADMKQIYYITLTIEEICLAILQNGFEEPENCCIELTLVAEQDGVFVLHIRDNAASFNPFALNTQKASEDGAFDMDAMGMMVIKKRAREFFYRRYGGFNSLVVKI, from the coding sequence ATGAGTGGCAAGGACGCATTTACAAGTAAAATATTCCGGAGCCTGTGGATTCCGGCCATCCTGTCCTCTGTGGGATGGGCGCTGAGTGACATTGCCGACGCCGTGGTGGTAGGGCAGCGGATGGGCACGACTGGTCTTGCGGCCATTGCGCTGATACTGCCGGTGTACATGATCAACTGTATGTTTGCACACGGTTTTGGTATTGGGGGCTCGGTGCGCTATTCCAAGCTGCTAGGGGCGGGAAAACCACTGGAAGCGGTGCAGGGTTTCAACCGCATTATGCAGGCGGCGCTGGCCCTCAGTGTACTGACTGCCGTGTTAGGGAACATCTACATCGTTCACTTGCTACGGCTTCTGGGCACGGTGCCAGCTGATGGGGCGCTCTTTGTGGCGACCAAAAGCTATTTGCGGATTTTGCTGACCGCTACACCCCTTTTTTACCTTTCCAACCTGCTTAACTACTATCTGCGTAACGATGACAACGGCAAGCTGGCGGGAATCGGGTCGGTAGCTGGAAATTTAAGCGATATTGGCCTGAACATTTTATTTGTGTTGGTTTTAGACATGGGTACGGCCGGAGCTGCTCTTTCTACTGCTATTGGGCAAATAATAGCGATCCTTCTCTATCTACCGGGAGTGTTTGGCAGGGCGAATATCCTTCAGGTAAAATGGCAAAAGCCGTCGGTTGAATATGCCCTTGGGGTGTTTAAAGAAGGGCTTTCCGGGTCAGCCACCTACCTATTCCAACTTATTTTTCTGTTGATGTGCAACCGTGTGTTAATTCGAGCAGGAAATGAAACGGCGGTCGCGGTATTCGATTTGCTTCAAAACACCTCCTACTTACTTTTGTACTTATATGAGGGTACCAATAGAGCGATGCAGCCACTGGTGAGCACCTACCACGGGGAGCACCGGGAGGCGGGAAAACGTACAGCGCGCAATCTCGCTTTTTTATACGGCGGGACGGTGGGTGTACTTTCTGCGTTGCTGATCTTTTTGTTCCCGGAGCTTGTCTGCCGTTTGTTCGGTATACCCGGCGGCGAGGCAGCAGCCATGGGTGCGTCTGCCTTGCGGCTTTACGCGGTGGGCGCCGTGTTTGCGGGAATCTCACTGCTGTCAGCGGGATATTTACAGTCCTGTAATCGGGAAAAGGAAAGTTTGTTGATTGCTACGCTACGGGGTGGTGCGGTACTGCTCCCCGTGACCTTGCTGTTTTCATGGCTGGGCTTGGCGTGGTTTTGGTGGCTTTTCCCGGTGACGGAAATTCTTTCGCTGATGATTTGGCTGCCTGTCTTACTTCGACACGGCGCAAAGCAGGCACAGCCAGGAATATGGTATGGCGCGGTACGTGGCGGAAATGAGAATATCAGCGTATTGACCGCCGAAGTGGAGGCGTTTTGTGAAACCAAAAATGCGGATATGAAACAAATTTACTATATCACTTTGACCATCGAGGAGATATGCCTAGCGATTCTACAAAATGGTTTTGAAGAACCGGAGAATTGCTGCATTGAGTTGACGCTGGTCGCGGAACAGGACGGTGTGTTCGTCCTGCACATCCGTGACAACGCCGCTTCTTTTAACCCCTTTGCCTTGAACACCCAAAAAGCCAGCGAGGACGGCGCGTTTGATATGGACGCGATGGGGATGATGGTGATTAAAAAGAGGGCACGAGAATTTTTTTATCGACGATATGGTGGGTTCAATTCGTTGGTAGTAAAAATTTGA
- a CDS encoding SpoIIE family protein phosphatase: MKQKQRKKGKLQTKFLLGLLALAVVLSLALGTVITQKYRSSMERYYAKVAFDEAKIAADTIDGDTIPRYAQTLTKDNYYNEINKYLLRIKSTVGLKYFYVVIPYEDQMYYIWDAGTDNEGGICEIGTREDYYGGGREIMRGAFLNPGEETILITNNEEYGYLASAYVAILDSAGNAVGLSCVDVSMDMINEQISGFIAAIVLIIVGVMLLFVVGYFFMIRLTVLRPIYLLNRAASTITSEEVEALSDFTVGIQTGDELESLSEAFEHMARDLYHYITNLTAVTAEKERIGAELNVATHIQSSMLPCIFPAFPTREEFDIYATMQPAKEVGGDFYDFFLIDNDHLAVVMADVSGKGVPAALFMVIAKTLIKNYSQAGLTPADVFTAANRQLCENNEAGLFVTAWMGVLEISTGKFTYVNAGHNPPLIKRHDGKFEYLKCRPGFVLAGMEDIKYRQNELELHAGDTIYLYTDGVTEATDTLNALYGEERLQKILNQNASVALVDLLPIVRADIDLFVKGAPQFDDITMLGLRISGGK, from the coding sequence ATGAAACAAAAACAACGAAAAAAAGGAAAGCTGCAAACCAAGTTCCTTCTAGGTCTTCTGGCACTGGCGGTGGTGCTAAGCCTGGCGCTGGGTACAGTGATTACCCAGAAATACCGATCCAGCATGGAGAGGTATTACGCCAAAGTAGCGTTTGACGAAGCCAAAATTGCGGCAGACACCATAGACGGCGACACCATTCCTAGATATGCTCAAACGTTGACAAAAGACAACTATTATAATGAAATTAACAAATACCTGCTGCGTATTAAGTCTACTGTGGGTTTGAAGTATTTTTATGTAGTCATTCCATATGAGGATCAGATGTACTACATCTGGGATGCAGGAACGGATAATGAGGGTGGAATCTGCGAGATTGGCACCCGGGAGGACTACTATGGAGGCGGCCGGGAAATTATGCGCGGCGCTTTTTTAAATCCTGGAGAGGAAACCATCCTCATCACCAACAATGAGGAGTATGGGTATCTGGCCTCTGCTTATGTAGCCATCCTTGATTCCGCCGGAAACGCGGTTGGCCTGTCCTGCGTGGATGTCTCTATGGATATGATTAATGAGCAGATTAGCGGCTTTATCGCGGCCATTGTATTGATCATAGTCGGCGTGATGCTTTTATTTGTGGTGGGCTATTTCTTCATGATTCGCCTGACGGTGTTACGCCCAATCTATCTTCTGAATCGGGCGGCATCCACCATCACCAGTGAGGAGGTGGAGGCGCTCTCAGACTTTACGGTGGGCATTCAGACCGGTGATGAGTTGGAGTCCCTGTCGGAGGCCTTTGAGCACATGGCCCGCGACTTGTACCACTACATCACAAATCTCACCGCCGTCACCGCTGAAAAGGAGCGGATCGGCGCTGAGCTTAATGTTGCCACTCATATACAGTCAAGTATGCTGCCATGCATTTTTCCCGCATTTCCTACGCGGGAGGAATTTGATATTTACGCTACCATGCAGCCTGCAAAAGAGGTTGGTGGAGATTTTTACGACTTCTTTTTGATTGACAACGATCATCTTGCAGTTGTAATGGCAGATGTTTCGGGGAAGGGTGTTCCAGCAGCACTGTTTATGGTTATTGCGAAGACTTTGATTAAAAATTATTCTCAAGCAGGCCTTACACCTGCAGATGTTTTTACAGCTGCAAATCGGCAGCTTTGCGAAAACAACGAAGCTGGACTTTTTGTTACGGCATGGATGGGTGTACTGGAAATTAGTACAGGAAAGTTCACCTATGTCAATGCTGGACATAATCCACCACTTATTAAACGCCACGACGGAAAATTTGAATATTTGAAATGTCGACCAGGCTTTGTGCTTGCAGGTATGGAAGATATTAAATATCGTCAAAATGAATTAGAGCTGCATGCCGGAGATACCATCTATCTTTACACCGACGGCGTAACCGAAGCCACCGACACATTGAATGCGCTTTATGGTGAAGAACGTCTGCAGAAAATTTTAAACCAAAATGCTTCTGTTGCACTTGTTGATTTGCTCCCGATTGTGAGAGCTGATATTGATCTATTTGTAAAAGGAGCGCCGCAATTTGATGATATCACGATGCTGGGCTTAAGAATCAGTGGAGGAAAGTGA
- a CDS encoding formyltransferase family protein — protein MKIVYFGSDVFLDVFRYLLERHEILALYTYHKGEDYFNEENIVHLARLHEIPVHYTQISEEEMVERIERDGCNLFFVAEYSHKLALPNNPGFRGVNIHSSLLPEGRSYYPIECAMDREYAESGVTIHKLASHLDCGDILAQRCYTIEPKDDSIDLYLKSAQGALEMVKEVMEDFEWSWQNAKPQPKTLSYWYRPQPEDMTIRHEMTVEEAQVVYRKFNKMTMVDISGQRYFVDSFAMGNFYLGTDDQDVIYVRHDRVLYGVADGHVRLDLRVVPTE, from the coding sequence ATGAAGATCGTTTATTTTGGTTCAGATGTTTTTTTAGATGTGTTCCGCTATCTGCTAGAGCGGCACGAAATTTTGGCGCTCTATACCTACCACAAGGGAGAGGATTACTTCAACGAGGAGAATATTGTGCATTTGGCTCGGCTTCATGAGATTCCGGTGCACTATACTCAAATCAGCGAGGAGGAAATGGTGGAGCGCATAGAGCGGGATGGCTGCAATCTGTTTTTTGTGGCGGAGTATAGCCATAAACTGGCACTTCCAAATAACCCGGGCTTTCGCGGTGTCAATATCCACAGCTCGCTGCTGCCGGAAGGGCGAAGCTATTACCCCATTGAGTGCGCCATGGATCGGGAGTACGCGGAAAGCGGCGTGACGATTCACAAGTTGGCCTCCCATCTGGACTGCGGGGATATTTTGGCGCAGCGGTGCTACACCATTGAGCCAAAGGACGACAGTATCGATCTCTATTTGAAAAGTGCTCAGGGAGCGCTGGAGATGGTGAAAGAAGTGATGGAGGATTTTGAATGGTCATGGCAAAATGCAAAACCCCAGCCGAAAACGTTGTCCTACTGGTATAGGCCTCAGCCGGAGGATATGACCATCCGGCACGAAATGACGGTTGAGGAGGCGCAGGTGGTCTATCGAAAATTCAATAAAATGACAATGGTGGACATCAGCGGGCAGCGCTATTTCGTAGACAGCTTCGCCATGGGGAATTTTTATCTGGGTACCGACGACCAAGATGTTATTTATGTGCGGCACGACCGCGTCCTCTACGGCGTTGCAGATGGACATGTACGGCTTGACCTTCGGGTTGTGCCGACGGAATAG
- a CDS encoding Nif3-like dinuclear metal center hexameric protein: MALVKDVLTALDDLTNGRCLKSPYDWSSGKNPWVVTKSSNIPGKSVVEMPGLVWGDPEMQVKKIAVLMTMTESAIELAAATGVDAIIAHHPISDASNSGGVLMKYYLGAYGLACFELHEAFHGLHPGIPWLHGHKPFFASVHYGDVPGNVVYVGDVFPEIKTVGDMMTRLDGLMNVGSDEQMLALERTHKCCDKIEETCVAARAKILVGSPESPMTKVIHIFPHCGFTAAHLERLVKDNPGVDTLLASISRVYPGHELIAKAEELGLSFVCGNCHAMEIFENGVPLANALQNHLPDVEVVIFRERMTSIPLDLIGSPQIRDYGTKIAKDYLHRK, from the coding sequence ATGGCACTTGTAAAGGATGTTCTAACTGCACTGGATGACTTGACAAATGGGCGTTGCCTTAAATCCCCTTATGACTGGTCGTCAGGCAAAAATCCATGGGTCGTTACCAAATCTTCAAACATACCTGGTAAATCTGTTGTAGAAATGCCAGGCCTTGTCTGGGGAGATCCCGAAATGCAAGTCAAAAAAATAGCAGTTTTGATGACTATGACCGAAAGCGCCATTGAACTTGCCGCCGCAACAGGTGTTGATGCCATTATTGCGCATCATCCTATTAGTGATGCATCAAATTCAGGCGGCGTTTTGATGAAATATTACCTTGGCGCCTACGGCCTTGCCTGCTTTGAGTTGCATGAGGCTTTTCACGGACTTCACCCGGGTATTCCGTGGCTGCATGGACACAAACCGTTTTTCGCCTCGGTTCACTACGGCGACGTACCAGGAAACGTTGTCTACGTGGGCGATGTTTTTCCTGAAATCAAGACGGTCGGCGATATGATGACCCGGTTGGATGGCCTGATGAATGTAGGATCTGATGAGCAAATGCTTGCATTGGAGCGCACCCACAAGTGCTGTGACAAGATAGAGGAAACCTGCGTCGCTGCCAGAGCAAAAATTTTGGTTGGATCCCCCGAATCTCCGATGACAAAGGTCATTCATATATTCCCTCATTGCGGTTTTACAGCAGCTCACCTCGAAAGACTGGTGAAGGATAACCCAGGTGTTGATACGCTGCTTGCGTCAATCAGCAGAGTATATCCCGGGCATGAACTCATTGCAAAGGCTGAGGAGCTTGGTTTAAGCTTTGTATGTGGAAATTGCCACGCGATGGAGATATTTGAAAACGGTGTCCCGCTTGCTAACGCTTTGCAAAACCATCTGCCCGACGTCGAGGTGGTTATTTTCAGAGAGCGGATGACCAGCATACCGCTCGACTTGATTGGCTCTCCACAAATTAGGGACTATGGCACTAAAATTGCCAAGGACTATCTGCACCGCAAGTAG
- a CDS encoding hydroxyacid dehydrogenase, giving the protein MEYRVLITEPVNEKGLDFLREQGYTLIIGTGPDEETLIRECQDCDGALTRNGKFTQRVFESCPKLKVVSMHGVGVDGIDVDVATKMGIQICNAAESNQSSVAEYAVGLILMLAKHSVTYHNGLKSGDMSVRKLYGSDVSGKTLGIIGMGNIGTQVARMAANGLGMKVIGYSRRISKKQKTDFGYLTPDMDEVISSADFLSLHLPSSAGTRHTLDARRLSLMKESAFLINTGRGEVIDEAALIKTLQAGKLRGAALDVFEGNLPKADNPLLFMDNVIVTPHTAAFTTEALERMSYQAALGIVEVLENRPVTYAVNKIKDNFEENKDIAAVMNFFRHEFNYH; this is encoded by the coding sequence ATGGAATATCGAGTGCTAATTACCGAACCAGTCAACGAAAAAGGTCTAGATTTTTTAAGAGAACAGGGTTACACCCTGATTATAGGAACTGGTCCCGATGAAGAGACTTTGATCAGAGAGTGCCAAGATTGTGATGGTGCGCTCACTCGAAACGGTAAATTCACGCAGCGCGTCTTTGAAAGCTGCCCAAAGCTGAAGGTGGTATCCATGCACGGGGTTGGCGTAGATGGCATTGATGTTGATGTCGCCACCAAAATGGGTATTCAGATTTGCAATGCCGCAGAGTCGAACCAGAGCTCCGTGGCGGAATATGCGGTGGGTTTGATTTTGATGCTGGCGAAGCATTCTGTTACCTATCACAATGGATTAAAAAGCGGCGACATGTCGGTGCGTAAGCTTTACGGCAGTGACGTAAGCGGAAAGACGCTCGGCATCATCGGCATGGGAAACATTGGAACCCAGGTGGCCAGAATGGCGGCAAATGGTCTGGGAATGAAGGTGATCGGCTACAGCCGTCGTATCTCTAAAAAGCAAAAAACTGACTTTGGATATCTGACGCCGGACATGGATGAAGTTATTTCGTCCGCCGACTTTCTCTCGTTACATTTGCCCAGCTCGGCTGGCACCCGTCACACGCTTGATGCGCGTCGGTTGTCTCTGATGAAGGAGAGCGCATTTTTGATTAACACTGGTCGCGGTGAGGTCATTGACGAGGCCGCGCTAATTAAAACGCTTCAGGCCGGTAAGCTGCGTGGCGCTGCACTGGATGTGTTTGAGGGCAATCTTCCCAAGGCTGACAATCCGTTGCTATTTATGGACAATGTCATTGTGACTCCGCATACGGCTGCGTTTACCACCGAAGCGTTGGAGCGCATGTCTTATCAGGCGGCGCTTGGAATTGTTGAGGTGCTTGAGAATCGCCCTGTGACCTATGCGGTCAACAAAATTAAAGATAATTTTGAAGAAAACAAGGACATTGCGGCTGTGATGAACTTCTTCCGCCACGAGTTTAATTATCATTGA